A region from the Medicago truncatula cultivar Jemalong A17 chromosome 6, MtrunA17r5.0-ANR, whole genome shotgun sequence genome encodes:
- the LOC11424089 gene encoding mitochondrial metalloendopeptidase OMA1 — translation MGMLRYFTLAAASFASIAISPRILFRLQNPGTIPYINRTRFIDPTKASTERISGQREFEEWKQQFQGMTLPSTHSHSVRVTRIAKNIVGSMHSEINKLRSISEDISQYGFLHRVWLRMTRKLPPSLSHLDGLNWEVLIVTGVPVRYFPALVCPGGKIIASTAFIELHPSDVELATMLAHEIAHIMARHGCERRTKVELISMIHRVLNRFVTIDFYQTVRNWIDHRFEFEADYIGLLLMAAVGYDPRQAPKYYEKMAMFDVPVKYPVLARFLVSHPSGRERAKAVARPEIMKEALLLYNDYRGRRGVE, via the exons ATGGGAATGCTCAGATATTTTACTCTTGCCGCTGCTTCATTTGCTTCAATTGCAATTTCTCCACGCATTTTATTCCGCCTACAAAATCCTGGAACTATTCCATACATTAATCGAACCCGTTTCATTGACCCAACAAAAGCTTCCACCGAGAGGATTTCTGGTCAGAGAGAGTTTGAAGAGTGGAAACAACAGTTTCAAGGGATGACATTACCTTCAACACATTCTCATAGTGTTAGGGTTACAAGGATCGCCAAAAATATTGTTGGCTCTATGCATTCAGAGATCAACAAATTGAGGTCTATTTCTGAGGATATTTCACAGTATGGCTTTTTGCATCGTGTTTGGTTGCGTATGACACGAAAGCTACCACCTTCTTTGTCTCATTTGGATGGATTGAATTGGGAGGTTTTGATCGTGACTGGTGTCCCTGTTCGTTATTTTCCTGCTTTAGTTTGTCCGGGAGGGAAGATTATTGCATCCACTGCTTTCATTGAGCTTCATCCAAGTGATGTAGAGTTAGCAACTATGCTTGCACATGAG ATTGCGCATATTATGGCACGGCATGGCTGTGAAAGGCGTACAAAGGTCGAGTTGATTTCTATGATACACCGTGTGCTTAATCGATTTGTCACCATTGATTTTTACCAAACAGTGAGGAATTGGATTGATCATCG GTTTGAATTTGAAGCGGATTACATTGGGCTTCTACTAATGGCAGCAGTTGGCTATGATCCCCGGCAAGCTCCTAAATACTATGAGAAGATGGCAATGTTTGATGTTCCTGTGAAATATCCTGTGCTTGCAAGGTTTTTAGTTAGCCATCCATCAGGTAGAGAAAGAGCCAAAGCGGTGGCTCGACCAGAGATAATGAAGGAAGCTCTTCTTTTATATAATGATTATAGAGGAAGGCGTGGGGTTGAATGA